A portion of the Chromobacterium sp. IIBBL 290-4 genome contains these proteins:
- a CDS encoding diacylglycerol kinase, producing the protein MGNMEESPYKGKTGLTRLINAFGYSLDGLKAAFRHEDAFRQLVLLAVVLIPLAFIVHTTPLARALLVASSLATLIIELLNSAIEAAVDHTSLERHPLAKRAKDMGSAAQLLGLINLASVWGIVLFG; encoded by the coding sequence ATGGGAAATATGGAAGAAAGCCCATACAAGGGCAAGACCGGGCTGACTCGCTTGATCAACGCCTTCGGCTATTCGCTGGATGGTTTGAAGGCGGCGTTCCGCCATGAGGACGCCTTCCGCCAGCTGGTATTGCTGGCGGTGGTGCTGATTCCGCTGGCTTTCATCGTGCATACGACGCCGTTGGCGCGCGCGCTGCTGGTGGCCAGCAGCCTGGCCACGCTGATTATCGAGCTGCTCAATTCCGCCATCGAGGCAGCGGTGGACCATACCTCGCTGGAGCGCCATCCCTTGGCCAAGCGCGCCAAGGATATGGGCAGCGCGGCGCAACTGTTGGGCCTGATCAATCTGGCCTCGGTGTGGGGCATCGTGTTGTTTGGTTGA